Proteins from a single region of Haloarcula laminariae:
- a CDS encoding DUF7123 family protein encodes MSATAQATDTPLSEKQRRILEYLQANADEQTYFKSRLIGEELGLSAKEVGTNMTTIADGDYSVDVEKWGYSSSTTWMVEA; translated from the coding sequence ATGAGCGCAACTGCACAGGCGACCGACACCCCGCTCTCGGAGAAACAGCGACGCATCCTCGAGTACCTGCAGGCAAACGCCGACGAGCAGACCTACTTCAAGTCGCGGCTCATCGGGGAGGAGCTGGGCCTCTCGGCCAAGGAAGTGGGGACGAACATGACCACCATCGCGGACGGGGACTACAGCGTCGACGTGGAGAAGTGGGGCTACTCCTCGTCGACGACGTGGATGGTCGAGGCCTGA
- a CDS encoding winged helix-turn-helix transcriptional regulator, which yields MTGDEGVDEDKRATLRRFAALGAASPFVGLASGDSQSDTPDAIAGYVSARPGTHFSKLRDDLQLGTGEAQHHLHRLETEGAVASRKDGDYRRYFPADQFSEFEQVTLGYLRRSTPRGMLVALLRDPSVTASELATGLSVSRPTISKHANDLEAAGLLSRDDGYAVAEPETVLTLLIRYADSFGDGAAQLAADADSLLRYDP from the coding sequence ATGACCGGCGACGAGGGGGTCGACGAGGACAAGCGAGCGACGTTACGCCGCTTTGCCGCCCTCGGCGCCGCCAGCCCCTTCGTCGGTCTGGCCAGCGGTGACAGCCAGAGCGACACCCCGGACGCCATCGCGGGCTACGTCTCGGCCCGCCCGGGGACGCACTTCTCGAAGCTTCGGGACGACCTCCAACTGGGCACCGGCGAGGCCCAGCACCACCTCCACCGGCTGGAGACGGAGGGCGCGGTCGCCTCCCGGAAGGACGGCGACTACCGCCGCTACTTCCCGGCCGACCAGTTCAGCGAGTTCGAGCAGGTGACGCTTGGCTACCTGCGACGGTCGACTCCCCGCGGGATGCTCGTCGCCCTCCTCCGGGACCCCTCGGTGACGGCCTCGGAGCTTGCGACCGGGCTCTCGGTGTCCCGGCCCACGATAAGTAAACACGCGAACGACCTGGAGGCGGCGGGGCTCCTCTCGCGGGACGACGGCTACGCCGTCGCCGAGCCCGAGACCGTCCTGACGCTGCTGATTCGGTACGCCGACTCCTTCGGCGACGGCGCCGCACAGCTCGCCGCCGACGCCGATTCCTTGCTGCGCTACGACCCCTGA
- a CDS encoding SPFH domain-containing protein yields the protein MTAPLIPLQGFLAGSVFVFVTMVLLVLAIAVAYSSVVIIRPYQKGAYTVLGTYRGILDQGIHFIYPFVSDVTRFDMRTQTLDVPRQEAITRDNSPVTADAVVYIKVMDPKKAFLEVDNYERAVSNLAQTTLRAVLGDMELDDTLNKRGEINSRIRRELDEPTDEWGVRVESVEVREVNPSKDVQQAMEQQTSAERKRRAMILEAQGERRSAIETAEGDKQSNIIRAQGEKQSQILEAQGDAISTVLRAKSAESMGERAIIDKGMETLEGMGQSESTTFVLPQELTSLVGRYGKHLQGSDVKENGHALEALDFTEETREMLGLDDIEEILGQIDEEAEVDVEAMEEEAQKIKHGKDAGVDSADEMIEQMDAEIDGGVGGETDIAGGPDDTGGDGDTGGDGDSETGT from the coding sequence ATGACAGCCCCGCTAATACCGCTACAGGGTTTCCTCGCCGGCAGCGTCTTCGTGTTCGTCACGATGGTGTTGCTGGTGCTGGCCATCGCTGTAGCGTACTCCAGCGTCGTCATCATCCGCCCGTACCAGAAAGGTGCCTACACCGTCCTGGGGACCTACCGCGGCATCCTCGACCAGGGGATTCACTTCATCTACCCCTTCGTCTCGGATGTCACCCGCTTCGACATGCGGACCCAGACGCTGGACGTGCCCCGACAGGAAGCTATCACCCGCGACAACTCGCCCGTCACCGCCGACGCCGTCGTCTACATCAAGGTGATGGACCCCAAGAAGGCGTTCCTCGAAGTCGACAACTACGAGCGCGCCGTCTCCAACCTCGCCCAGACCACCCTCCGCGCCGTCCTGGGCGACATGGAGCTCGACGACACGCTCAACAAACGAGGGGAGATAAACTCCCGTATCCGACGAGAGCTGGACGAGCCCACCGACGAGTGGGGTGTCCGGGTCGAGAGCGTGGAGGTCCGCGAGGTCAACCCCTCGAAGGACGTCCAGCAGGCGATGGAGCAACAGACCTCCGCCGAGCGGAAACGCCGCGCCATGATTCTGGAAGCGCAGGGTGAACGCCGCTCCGCCATCGAGACCGCCGAAGGTGACAAGCAGTCCAACATCATCCGCGCCCAGGGTGAGAAGCAGAGCCAGATTCTGGAAGCGCAGGGTGACGCTATCTCGACCGTCCTCCGTGCCAAATCCGCCGAATCGATGGGCGAGCGCGCCATCATCGACAAGGGGATGGAGACGCTGGAAGGGATGGGTCAGTCCGAATCGACGACGTTTGTCCTGCCCCAGGAGCTCACCTCGCTGGTGGGCCGCTACGGCAAGCACCTCCAGGGGTCGGACGTCAAGGAGAACGGCCACGCCCTCGAAGCCCTCGATTTCACCGAGGAGACCCGGGAGATGCTCGGGCTCGACGACATCGAGGAGATACTCGGCCAGATAGACGAGGAGGCCGAGGTCGACGTCGAGGCCATGGAGGAGGAGGCCCAGAAGATAAAACACGGGAAAGACGCCGGTGTCGACAGCGCCGACGAGATGATAGAGCAGATGGACGCCGAGATAGACGGCGGCGTCGGCGGCGAGACGGACATCGCCGGCGGCCCGGACGACACCGGTGGCGACGGCGATACCGGCGGCGACGGTGACAGCGAAACTGGTACATAA